The genomic segment GCACCAGGTTGGTCTGGAATTCTGTCAGGTCAACATTCAGGGCTCCATCAAATCTCAGGGAAGCAGTGATGGAGGACACAATTTGACCTATTAACCTATTCAGGTTAGTATAGGTTGGACGCTCAATATCAAGGTTTCTACGACAGATGTCATAGATGGCCTCATTGTCTACCATGAAGGCACAATCAGAGTGCTCCAGGGTGGTGTGGGTGGTGAGGATGGAGTTGTAGGGCTCAACTACAGCTGTGGAAACCTGGGGCGCTGGGTAAATGGAGAACTCCAGCTTGGACTTCTTGCCATAATCAACTGAGAGACGTTCCATGAGCAGGGAGGTGAACCCAGAACCAGTTCCCCCACCAAAGCTGTGGAAAACCAAGAAGCCCTGAAGACCGGTGCACTGGTCAGCCTAttacaaaagagagaaacagaggaaagGTTAAGTTTTTGTTCTTTGTAGTACAAtcataggaaatatattttcacttttcataCATCTCCCAGGATTTAGATCTTattttgacaaatgctttttaaaaaattctcattaaCATTTACAAAATGATACCAAATAGTTCATTTTAACTGATAAAAACCCCACAAGAACTACTCATTCCactctttattaaaataacagttcaattctgtttgaaaaaaaaaaaaagcagtatttcaAATGTGTTCTTTAGGCTCATTAATTTACTTTATTCTTGAAAAGAAACATACCAGCTTACGAATTCGGTCCAACACAAGGTCAATGATCTCCTTGCCAATGGTGTAGTGCCCTCGGGCATAGTTATTGGCAGCATCTTCCTTGCCTGTGATGAGCTGCTCAGGGTGGAAGAGCTGGCGGTAGGTGCCAGTGCGAACTTCAtctggagaaggagggagagaaggatggagggagtgggtgagtgggtgactAGCGGAGCCCCCCAGGACAGACCTCCTGTCCCAGCATCCTGGGATCTCACTTGGGTTACTGAGGTCAACTCACCAATGACCGTGGGTTCCAAGTCTACAAACACGGCCCGGGGCACATGCTTGCCAGCGCCCGTCTCACTGAAGAAGGTGTTGAAGGAATCATCTCCTCCCCCAATGGTCTTGTCACTTGGCATCTGACCATCGGGCTGGATGCCGTGTTCCAGGCAGTAGAGCTCCCAGCAGGCATTGCCAAtctggacaccagcctggccaacatggatgGAGATGCACTCACGCTGTGggaaggaaaagtgaaaaaattgtaaaattaagGCGTATTAGCATTTCAAACTtttagtaaacttttaaaaatatttctaataatatacagatatttttcaaaattatttgaggTCACATCCCTAGCACGATACAAAGATTAAGGAAAATGACCTGCTGCAAATGCTGCATATGGGTGTGGTCTGAATAATGATGTCGCCTTGGCCCTGTTCAGCACATGGTACCAGCCCATTGTGCCTACTACCATGCTTGAATAGAagacttttcatatttaaaaagtattcagtATTCAAAGCacaaattttgtaaaatgaagtaAATTCAATTATGACATAATTGGGattaattttactgttttcttcccttttaaataaagaagaaagtttcTTCTGAATAGGACTGACTTGATATTATAACATGGACATCTGTACTGCAGCTGAGGCAAGAAGCCACACCCTTCTGCAGTCTGTCTGCAGAATCCATCAATACAAGGGGTTTAGACAAGGTCTGCTTCTGCCTTCTGCATTGCTGCATTGCTGTATTTGCTGTGCCTGGTGCTAGCCTGTACTGTCTGCTACATTATTTAACAGAGCAAGCTCTATTTCCAGCAACTGCCTACATGATCTCATTGTGCTGTTTTGCCAGTTTTCCTCCTCTGACCCCGCCCGGGACCATGTGCCTGAATTGAAATGAATTAATGAAGATGCACTAGAACAAAAGACAACGGGATGCGGAGTATAATTCTTCTTTGTCTGTagcaatttcattcctttttttttaaaaaaaaaaggtttttccaGATCTTCTCCACTGTAAAAGCTGAAAAATTATCCGtatcttaaaacacacacacacacacacacacacacacacacacacacacacacacacacacacacacacacacaggttccTAAGTTAGAAACAAGCATCACATGAAAAGGTACCAAACAAAGAATAAAAGCCCAGTGGAACGatagtgaaatatttatttaaaacaacaaaatagtattttaatcCTGAGATTCTCTACCCACCACATAATATTCATATTCTTTGCATCCAATAGAG from the Macaca thibetana thibetana isolate TM-01 chromosome 11, ASM2454274v1, whole genome shotgun sequence genome contains:
- the LOC126930835 gene encoding tubulin alpha-1A chain isoform X1, whose translation is MRECISIHVGQAGVQIGNACWELYCLEHGIQPDGQMPSDKTIGGGDDSFNTFFSETGAGKHVPRAVFVDLEPTVIDEVRTGTYRQLFHPEQLITGKEDAANNYARGHYTIGKEIIDLVLDRIRKLADQCTGLQGFLVFHSFGGGTGSGFTSLLMERLSVDYGKKSKLEFSIYPAPQVSTAVVEPYNSILTTHTTLEHSDCAFMVDNEAIYDICRRNLDIERPTYTNLNRLIGQIVSSITASLRFDGALNVDLTEFQTNLVPYPRIHFPLATYAPVISAEKAYHEQLSVAEITNACFEPANQMVKCDPRHGKYMACCLLYRGDVVPKDVNAAIATIKTKRTIQFVDWCPTGFKVGINYQPPTVVPGGDLAKVQRAVCMLSNTTAIAEAWARLDHKFDLMYAKRAFVHWYVGEGMEEGEFSEAREDMAALEKDYEEVGVDSVEGEGEEEGEEY